The following are encoded in a window of Phaseolus vulgaris cultivar G19833 chromosome 3, P. vulgaris v2.0, whole genome shotgun sequence genomic DNA:
- the LOC137839106 gene encoding uncharacterized protein: MRVLFDNHELWDAVESGVSALVANATEAQRVAHRDQKNKDNKALYLIHQGMNDETFQEIKGATTVSEAWTILSSNYKGDDKIKRVHLETLRRQYELLQMEITKTVDVYKNKVIALTNQMKTNGETHSEQAKVEKILRSLTPRFEHVVAAIE; the protein is encoded by the coding sequence atgagagttttgtttgataatcatgagttatgggatgcCGTTGAAAgtggagtgtctgcattagttgctaatgcaactgaggcgcaACGAGTAGCGCATCGTGACCAGAAGAATAAGGACAATAAAGCTTTGTATCTCAttcatcaagggatgaatgacgagacgTTTCAGGAGATAAAAGGAGCAACAACTGTCAGTGAGGCTTGGACAATTTTGTCAagcaattataaaggtgatgataAGATCAAGAGGGTGCATCTTGaaaccctaagacgccaatatgaactGTTGCAGATGGAAATCACAAAGACTGTTGATGTctataaaaataaagttattgccttgacaaatcagatgaagaccaatggtgaaacacattcggagCAGGCAAAGGTGGAAAAAATTTTGAGgtctttaactcccagatttgaacatgttgttgccgcaattgaatag
- the LOC137839107 gene encoding uncharacterized protein, with the protein MFTEGRASGGVNSSKWHGDHGSSQDFTTFFFSNFPNDYSETDMFKVFQRCVRVKEVFVSRRLNKWGRRFGFVRFFDVKNVRWLESELDQLIVGNRKLYVNILKYRRTQAEYERNGRRDLRNIEVGRHRGAGKEHHKENGTSRKKNGNEVWVEKQGSKSFVEVVKGVSQASWKEPTVKTLQQSLPWMERSGIGQFKEDISFDQVGEEFLKGGLNMIQVRYLGGNFALLTPEEGEDMEALFSDNKQWFDSVFVSVKFWTPAFVVDHKCVWVRCYGLPLSLWNMDGFAKVVEKEATLVSVDEATLSWENLEFARLQVRTPLSRSFRWVKSMRFNGNMQHCHGGGAINKWWRIL; encoded by the coding sequence ATGTTCACGGAAGGGAGAGCTAGTGGCGGAGTAAACTCCAGTAAATGGCATGGAGACCATGGTTCATCACAGGATTTCACAACGTTCTTTTTCTCCAATTTTCCAAACGACTACAGTGAAACGGATATGTTCAAAGTCTTTCAAAGATGTGTCAGAGTGAAAGAAGTGTTTGTATCTCGAAGGTTAAATAAATGGGGGAGAAGGTTTGGTTTTGTGAGATTTTTTGACGTGAAAAATGTGAGGTGGTTGGAGAGTGAGCTAGATCAACTAATTGTTGGAAACAGGAAGCTATACGTCAATATCCTGAAATATCGTAGGACTCAGGCGGAATATGAAAGGAATGGGAGAAGGGATTTGAGGAACATAGAAGTGGGGAGGCATAGGGGGGCAGGGAAGGAGCATCATAAGGAAAATGGGACTTCCCGAAAAAAGAATGGAAATGAGGTATGGGTGGAGAAGCAAGGAAGCAAGTCCTTTGTCGAAGTGGTCAAAGGTGTAAGTCAAGCGAGCTGGAAGGAACCAACGGTCAAAACCCTACAACAGTCGCTACCATGGATGGAAAGAAGTGGTATTGGCCAGTTTAAGGAAGACATAAGCTTCGATCAGGTGGGGGAGGAGTTCCTGAAAGGGGGCTTGAACATGATACAAGTAAGGTATTTGGGGGGCAACTTTGCCCTGTTGACCCCAGAAGAAGGGGAGGATATGGAAGCTCTTTTTTCGGATAACAAGCAATGGTTCGATAGTGTTTTTGTTAGTGTTAAGTTTTGGACGCCAGCTTTTGTAGTGGACCATAAATGTGTGTGGGTGAGGTGTTACGGGCTGCCTCTATCCTTATGGAACATGGACGGCTTTGCGAAGGTGGTGGAAAAAGAGGCAACGCTGGTGTCTGTTGACGAAGCTACGTTATCTTGGGAGAACTTAGAGTTTGCTAGACTACAGGTGCGCACACCTCTAAGCCGCAGTTTTAGGTGGGTGAAAAGTATGAGGTTCAATGGGAACATGCAACATTGTCATGGAGGAGGAGCTATCAACAAATGGTGGAGGATTCTGTAA